A single Candidatus Beckwithbacteria bacterium DNA region contains:
- a CDS encoding glycosyltransferase family 2 protein → MKLSVIITTHNEEQMLPKCLESVAWADEIIVCDKKSTDSTLAIAKKTKAKICHFTGEHFDKWRNEALKHASGEWVLYLDPDERITSELKQEILEAIKNDEFAAYQLARKNYWWGEEFKVCGAWPDYVTHLIKKEALQDWQGIIHESPIIIGEIGTLQNPLIHLTHRDLESGLKKSYEWTKMEAQLFVKAKHPPITWWRLAKVTLSAFLKKYLVQGGYKAGTAGFVESAVQAWNRFMVYEQIWEMQQNPSLEGKYFKIDKSQ, encoded by the coding sequence ATGAAATTATCAGTTATTATTACCACCCATAATGAAGAACAAATGCTGCCAAAGTGTTTGGAATCAGTGGCTTGGGCTGATGAAATTATTGTTTGTGATAAAAAATCAACTGACAGCACTTTGGCTATTGCTAAAAAAACTAAAGCTAAAATTTGTCATTTTACTGGCGAGCATTTTGATAAATGGCGCAATGAAGCCTTAAAACATGCTAGTGGTGAATGGGTTTTGTACCTTGATCCTGACGAGCGGATCACGTCGGAATTAAAGCAAGAAATTTTAGAAGCCATTAAGAATGATGAGTTTGCAGCTTATCAGTTAGCACGCAAAAATTACTGGTGGGGAGAAGAATTTAAAGTTTGTGGAGCCTGGCCCGACTACGTGACACATCTCATTAAAAAAGAAGCTTTGCAAGATTGGCAAGGAATTATTCATGAATCTCCGATTATTATTGGTGAAATCGGGACTTTGCAAAATCCCCTCATACATTTAACCCACCGGGATTTAGAATCAGGACTTAAAAAAAGCTATGAGTGGACCAAAATGGAAGCGCAGCTTTTCGTTAAAGCTAAACACCCACCCATTACCTGGTGGCGACTAGCCAAAGTTACCCTTTCAGCATTTTTGAAAAAATACCTTGTTCAAGGTGGCTATAAAGCTGGCACCGCTGGATTTGTCGAATCAGCAGTACAAGCTTGGAACCGTTTCATGGTCTATGAGCAAATTTGGGAAATGCAGCAAAATCCCAGTTTGGAAGGGAAGTATTTTAAAATTGACAAGTCTCAATAA
- a CDS encoding DUF4173 domain-containing protein translates to MTLSETILAPFISSFNYTVSALTYYVSLFLKIPKRGKADGFWGQIVAGLVLSLPILLIVISLLSSADPFYGQFMKQLFNLDLSSHFIQRLLFSAILLLILLPLTAYRNISQYPQLMKLGKNIKDGLTVLVPVVLLIVALGLFLTVQWSYIFASVPKETELITFGIKTYSEYVRRGFVELLLVATIIYFVSWLGLIVSRNIPKAKYLKLAQTILLGEILLFIISIYRRVWLYQSLHGWSLGRLYGCMFLFWLTGMVITLGFRYLTKLRLFPAEALLTILVLASFSLFPAEDFIANNHPPTVNNRIDYTYLSRFSPDGVNGWLMSYKQVDQTLSNTSLLNKAFYEADERLAIINAGMVLDNLTSHYLFLAQKYGSTQEKKQIVLSILAFQKQLYLNKIQQLEQDESTNSAILEKLHMQSKQLATFETQVTQKNSVEIRDYIASMTNCISAYYEPVDGYITSPFSISQSVSPQKPNALDSIFTWNLAEYKAYQILKAQLPFKTLLASQSNYLYVYNKILKQAEKDREVAQDLSFDTIFLTSVYY, encoded by the coding sequence ATGACTTTGTCAGAAACTATTTTGGCACCTTTTATAAGCAGTTTTAATTACACTGTTAGTGCTCTTACTTACTATGTATCACTTTTTCTAAAAATCCCCAAAAGAGGGAAAGCTGATGGTTTTTGGGGACAAATTGTTGCTGGCTTAGTTCTTAGCTTGCCGATTTTACTCATTGTTATTTCTCTTTTAAGTAGTGCCGATCCTTTTTATGGCCAGTTTATGAAGCAGCTTTTTAATCTCGATCTTTCTTCTCACTTTATCCAACGCTTGCTATTTAGTGCAATATTATTGCTAATTCTGTTACCACTAACGGCTTATCGAAATATAAGTCAATATCCACAATTAATGAAGCTAGGTAAAAATATTAAAGACGGCTTGACGGTTTTAGTTCCAGTGGTTTTACTGATTGTAGCTCTAGGTTTATTTCTAACCGTGCAATGGTCGTATATTTTTGCTTCTGTTCCTAAGGAAACTGAGCTGATTACATTTGGTATCAAAACCTATTCAGAATATGTTCGTCGAGGTTTTGTAGAGCTTTTGCTTGTAGCCACTATCATTTATTTTGTCAGTTGGTTAGGTTTAATTGTCAGCCGCAATATCCCTAAGGCTAAATACTTAAAACTGGCTCAAACAATCCTCTTAGGAGAAATTCTTCTTTTTATCATCTCTATTTATCGCCGAGTCTGGCTTTATCAAAGCTTACATGGTTGGAGTCTGGGCCGATTATATGGCTGTATGTTTCTTTTTTGGCTAACTGGTATGGTGATTACACTCGGTTTTCGCTACTTAACTAAACTCAGACTGTTTCCAGCTGAGGCTTTACTAACAATCCTAGTATTGGCTTCTTTTAGCTTATTTCCAGCCGAAGATTTTATTGCCAACAACCATCCTCCAACAGTTAATAATCGCATTGATTACACTTACTTATCCCGATTTTCGCCTGATGGTGTTAACGGTTGGCTAATGTCATATAAGCAGGTTGATCAAACTCTTAGCAATACTTCGTTGCTTAATAAAGCTTTTTATGAAGCAGACGAACGTCTCGCAATTATCAATGCCGGTATGGTGCTTGATAATCTGACCAGCCACTATTTATTTTTAGCGCAAAAATACGGCAGTACTCAAGAAAAAAAGCAAATCGTCCTTTCTATTTTGGCATTTCAGAAACAACTTTATCTTAATAAGATCCAACAGCTTGAACAAGACGAATCGACCAATTCAGCTATTTTGGAAAAGTTACACATGCAAAGTAAACAATTGGCGACTTTTGAAACTCAAGTTACACAAAAAAATTCGGTAGAAATTAGGGATTATATAGCCTCAATGACCAATTGTATTTCCGCTTATTACGAACCTGTTGATGGGTATATCACTAGTCCGTTTAGTATTAGTCAATCAGTATCACCTCAAAAACCCAATGCTTTAGACAGTATTTTCACTTGGAATTTAGCTGAATATAAAGCATACCAAATCCTAAAAGCTCAACTGCCTTTTAAAACCTTACTGGCTTCACAAAGCAATTATCTTTATGTCTATAACAAAATTTTAAAACAAGCTGAAAAAGATAGAGAAGTAGCTCAAGATTTGTCTTTTGACACTATATTTTTAACTTCGGTCTATTATTGA
- a CDS encoding glycosyltransferase family 4 protein → MKIGIYSPYLDTLGGGERYILTFAEFCLQHNWKVELFWPNFDDVKKAQDRFQLWLDGLKLNPSMYARFSQSPSYAQKLQKWLSLPTYDLIFWLSDGSIPYLRAKQNWLHFQVPFQLNGKDDWSQKKLTHVHRIICNSQFTKTYIDQSFGVESEVIYPPVAVHDFEAKTEKENIILSVGRFDQIMNAKRQDVLIEVFKQMVDQGLNGWKLVLAGGMQHNEEELLKLREQALNYPIEFAVNASYEDLIALYQKADIYWHATGFEVEQTAEPSKVEHFGISIVEAMAAGCIVIAHNSGGIPEIITDKKNGYLWHEKKQLLQLTQNLISNPAKKISLIKKARKDALKFSKEAFFEEFKKRLY, encoded by the coding sequence ATGAAAATCGGGATTTACTCACCATATTTAGATACGCTTGGTGGAGGTGAACGCTACATACTGACCTTTGCTGAATTTTGCCTGCAGCACAACTGGAAGGTAGAGCTTTTTTGGCCAAATTTTGATGATGTCAAAAAAGCCCAAGACCGCTTCCAGCTTTGGTTGGATGGTCTCAAGCTTAACCCCAGTATGTATGCCCGTTTTAGTCAAAGTCCTTCTTATGCCCAGAAACTACAAAAATGGTTAAGTTTACCTACTTATGATCTGATTTTTTGGTTGTCTGATGGAAGTATTCCGTATTTAAGAGCCAAACAAAACTGGCTGCATTTTCAAGTACCGTTTCAGTTGAATGGTAAAGATGATTGGAGCCAAAAGAAATTAACCCATGTTCACAGAATAATTTGTAATTCACAATTTACCAAAACATATATTGATCAAAGTTTTGGAGTTGAGAGTGAAGTCATTTATCCGCCAGTAGCAGTTCATGATTTTGAAGCCAAGACAGAAAAAGAAAATATTATTCTGTCAGTAGGCCGTTTTGACCAAATCATGAATGCCAAGCGCCAGGATGTGCTGATTGAAGTTTTTAAGCAAATGGTTGATCAGGGTTTAAACGGTTGGAAACTAGTTTTAGCTGGCGGGATGCAGCACAATGAAGAAGAGCTGCTTAAACTGCGAGAGCAAGCTCTAAACTACCCAATCGAGTTTGCCGTCAATGCTAGCTATGAAGATTTGATTGCTCTTTATCAAAAGGCTGATATTTATTGGCATGCCACAGGTTTTGAAGTTGAGCAAACTGCTGAGCCAAGTAAAGTCGAACATTTTGGTATATCAATTGTGGAAGCTATGGCAGCAGGTTGTATTGTGATAGCTCATAATAGTGGGGGAATTCCAGAAATTATAACTGATAAAAAAAATGGCTATTTGTGGCATGAAAAAAAACAGCTATTACAACTGACTCAAAATCTCATTTCCAATCCAGCTAAGAAAATAAGCCTTATTAAAAAAGCCCGCAAGGATGCTTTAAAATTCAGTAAAGAGGCGTTTTTTGAAGAGTTTAAAAAAAGACTATATTAA
- a CDS encoding glycosyltransferase family 2 protein: MDVSVVIPNYNGQKLLAKNLPKVIDACPNCEIIVVDDGSTDGSVSFLKKNFPKIKLVIHETNQQFAKACNSGVAAAKGEIVILLNSDVIPQKGFLQPLLKHFKNPEVFSVGCREIEKKDGKQVFSGRTAGAFKRGFFVHWTPKDQESLDTWWSVAGSMAVSKQKYLELGGLDPLFAPAYGEDIDLAWRAKQKGWQILFEKDAIVYHQHETTNKTVYGLRKIEIMSFRNQILFMWKNAKGMQLINHFLWLPYHLLFTGLRSGGKFDLAFLLALKRWCSFP, from the coding sequence ATGGATGTTTCGGTTGTTATTCCAAACTACAATGGCCAAAAGCTACTGGCTAAAAATTTGCCAAAAGTAATAGATGCTTGCCCTAATTGTGAAATTATCGTGGTTGATGACGGCTCGACAGATGGTTCAGTTAGTTTCCTTAAAAAAAATTTTCCCAAAATCAAACTAGTGATTCATGAAACTAATCAACAATTTGCTAAAGCTTGTAATAGTGGCGTTGCTGCAGCTAAGGGTGAAATAGTTATCTTATTAAATTCTGATGTGATTCCTCAAAAAGGATTTTTACAGCCACTTCTAAAACATTTTAAAAATCCAGAAGTTTTTAGTGTAGGTTGCCGTGAAATTGAAAAAAAAGATGGTAAGCAAGTTTTTTCAGGCCGAACTGCAGGAGCTTTTAAGCGAGGGTTTTTTGTCCATTGGACACCAAAAGATCAAGAAAGTTTGGACACATGGTGGAGTGTGGCTGGGAGTATGGCAGTTTCAAAACAAAAATATTTAGAGCTTGGCGGGCTTGATCCTTTGTTTGCTCCGGCTTATGGAGAGGATATTGATTTAGCTTGGCGAGCTAAACAAAAAGGCTGGCAAATTTTATTTGAAAAAGATGCGATTGTTTACCACCAGCACGAAACTACTAATAAAACTGTTTATGGTTTGAGAAAAATTGAGATCATGTCATTTCGCAACCAAATTTTATTTATGTGGAAAAATGCCAAGGGAATGCAGCTTATAAACCACTTTTTATGGTTACCTTACCATTTACTATTTACGGGTTTAAGATCAGGTGGAAAGTTTGATTTGGCATTTTTACTAGCCTTAAAACGATGGTGTAGTTTCCCTTAA
- a CDS encoding phospholipid carrier-dependent glycosyltransferase produces MKLNILVLIFIIILSAFLRLYHLDTLPPSPYWEEVALGYDAYSILQTGRDHHGQALPILAFESFGDWKPSGYFYVTVPSIALFGLNIWAVRLPSALAGVGTVLLIYLLVKLLLQKHKQKEYIALASALILVIMPWHILVSRVAFETNLALFWTCLGIYFLLFALKSKKIYLLPVSVLPLILSMYTYHSNRVVTPLLVLGLGILFVKKLWQQKIWTVISIVLAFLFVLPIILNFSNPQLNHRLAETSVFTQLEPILESNQAIARHGDTVWAKLLHHRFWYYAKLYLDHYFSHFNPQFLFISGDSNIRHSVGLVGQLYWLQLPLLFLGIYYLFAKKEKNMMLMLWWLVVAPVAAGATKATPHALRALLMVIPLATLCAYGLINFVTAIRKAMPKYILIGSLILLVGGFAFELGQFWYYYTTVYPIKSSQDWQYGYKEMVQFIKEHQNEYDQIIVTRDQGRPAMYYWFYTKTDPKLVQAWENKTPKDQGEFLQFENIYFGIKPQEQGKQLVISSTKMGKQNILKSIVNLEGKPVFYIY; encoded by the coding sequence ATGAAGCTTAATATTTTAGTACTGATTTTTATTATTATTCTTTCAGCCTTTTTACGATTGTATCATTTAGATACTTTGCCACCCAGCCCATATTGGGAAGAAGTAGCTTTGGGTTATGATGCCTATTCAATCTTGCAAACAGGCCGTGATCATCATGGTCAAGCTTTACCAATTTTAGCTTTTGAATCCTTTGGTGATTGGAAACCCAGTGGCTATTTTTATGTCACTGTTCCTAGTATTGCTCTGTTTGGTTTAAATATTTGGGCAGTAAGACTTCCTTCGGCTCTAGCAGGAGTTGGCACAGTTTTACTGATATATCTACTAGTTAAGCTTTTATTACAAAAACATAAACAAAAAGAATACATAGCTTTAGCCTCGGCCTTGATACTAGTTATTATGCCATGGCACATTTTAGTTTCTCGGGTAGCTTTTGAAACAAACCTAGCTTTGTTCTGGACATGTTTAGGAATCTATTTTTTACTGTTTGCTCTTAAGTCAAAAAAGATTTACCTTCTGCCAGTTTCAGTTTTACCTTTAATTCTTTCTATGTATACCTATCATAGCAATAGAGTGGTCACGCCTTTACTGGTTTTGGGATTAGGAATCCTTTTTGTTAAAAAATTGTGGCAGCAAAAAATATGGACAGTAATCAGTATTGTTTTAGCTTTTTTATTTGTATTGCCAATTATTCTTAATTTTTCCAATCCGCAACTCAATCACCGTCTGGCAGAAACTAGTGTTTTTACGCAGCTTGAACCAATCTTAGAATCAAACCAAGCTATTGCCAGACATGGTGATACAGTTTGGGCCAAACTTTTACATCACCGTTTTTGGTACTATGCCAAACTTTATTTAGATCATTATTTTAGTCATTTTAATCCTCAATTTTTATTTATTAGTGGTGATAGTAATATTCGCCATAGTGTAGGTTTGGTAGGTCAATTATATTGGTTACAGTTACCGCTGCTGTTTTTGGGGATCTATTACCTTTTTGCCAAAAAAGAAAAAAACATGATGTTGATGCTGTGGTGGTTAGTAGTAGCGCCAGTAGCTGCTGGAGCTACTAAAGCTACGCCCCATGCTTTACGGGCTCTGCTTATGGTTATCCCACTGGCTACCTTATGTGCTTATGGACTGATTAATTTTGTTACAGCTATAAGAAAAGCAATGCCAAAATATATACTAATTGGCTCACTAATTTTACTTGTTGGTGGATTTGCTTTTGAGCTAGGTCAATTTTGGTACTATTACACTACTGTCTATCCAATTAAGTCTAGCCAGGATTGGCAGTATGGATATAAAGAAATGGTTCAATTTATTAAAGAGCATCAAAATGAATATGATCAAATTATTGTAACTAGAGATCAAGGTCGACCAGCTATGTATTACTGGTTTTATACCAAAACTGATCCCAAACTAGTTCAAGCTTGGGAAAATAAAACTCCCAAAGATCAGGGGGAATTTTTACAGTTTGAGAATATATATTTTGGTATCAAGCCTCAAGAACAAGGAAAACAGCTTGTTATTAGTAGCACCAAAATGGGAAAACAAAACATATTAAAAAGTATTGTTAACCTTGAAGGTAAACCGGTTTTTTATATTTATTAG
- a CDS encoding glycosyltransferase family 2 protein: MKLSVALATFNEEVNLPRCLESVKNIADEIIVVDGMSHDQTKKIAKQMGAQVFLVPNDPNNFHSMKQKALEHCRGDWVLQLDADEFVSPALAKEIKETINKKNDCDGYFIPRKNWFLGKFLQKGGAYPDPVLRLFKNSKAKFSKQKMVVNTMTTSSVHAQIEIDGKVDTLKHDLIHNGDPELGKYLKRFNRYTSIEAENLLQLGFKKNMFSLLNYMFLKPCYWFLMRFVRHRGYVDGWQGFLFALFSALHYPVIYLKIGTYGNSGN, encoded by the coding sequence ATGAAGCTTTCAGTTGCCTTAGCCACATTTAATGAAGAGGTAAATTTACCTCGCTGCCTTGAATCTGTAAAAAACATTGCAGATGAAATTATTGTGGTTGACGGGATGTCTCATGATCAGACTAAGAAAATTGCCAAGCAAATGGGAGCTCAGGTTTTTTTGGTACCAAACGATCCTAATAATTTTCATAGTATGAAACAAAAAGCTCTAGAGCATTGTCGTGGAGATTGGGTTCTTCAGCTTGATGCAGATGAGTTTGTATCCCCAGCTTTAGCTAAGGAGATTAAAGAGACTATCAATAAAAAAAATGACTGTGATGGCTACTTTATCCCCAGAAAGAATTGGTTTTTAGGCAAATTCTTGCAAAAAGGTGGAGCTTATCCCGATCCAGTGCTTAGGCTTTTTAAAAATAGTAAAGCCAAATTTAGCAAGCAAAAAATGGTTGTTAATACCATGACCACTTCCAGTGTGCATGCCCAAATAGAAATTGATGGTAAAGTTGACACTCTCAAACATGACTTAATCCATAACGGTGATCCAGAGCTGGGCAAATATCTAAAGCGGTTCAACCGGTATACTTCAATTGAGGCCGAAAATTTACTTCAACTAGGATTTAAGAAAAATATGTTTTCACTACTAAACTATATGTTTTTAAAACCTTGTTACTGGTTTTTGATGCGCTTTGTCAGACATCGAGGTTATGTTGATGGTTGGCAAGGTTTTTTGTTTGCGCTATTTTCAGCCCTACATTATCCGGTTATCTATCTTAAAATTGGAACTTATGGAAATTCAGGAAATTGA
- a CDS encoding radical SAM protein — protein sequence MEIQEIEAKSVLTKSKLPDCDYVVNPYTGCGFACKYCYASFMCRFVDRDIQDWGKFVYVKTNAPKLLASELGKLKQKGKGVSIFFSSVTDPYQGVEAKHQLTRQCLEVLADFQFVGLVSILSKSDLVLRDIDVFKKLKNVEIGLTITSTDDGISRYFETNAPAASKRLQAIKSLQEAGLKTYVFVGPVLPHFVGKPQVLEHLFKRIAETGNQDVYVEQINLKPYILERLKKEMKDLDPNIWQEFYQSRSKNYQKQLDSLVKNLVKKYDLHLRLNQTITH from the coding sequence ATGGAAATTCAGGAAATTGAAGCTAAATCGGTTTTGACAAAAAGCAAATTGCCGGATTGTGACTATGTGGTCAATCCTTATACCGGTTGTGGTTTTGCTTGTAAATATTGCTATGCCAGTTTTATGTGCCGGTTTGTGGATAGAGATATCCAGGATTGGGGTAAATTTGTTTACGTTAAAACTAATGCTCCCAAGCTTTTAGCAAGTGAACTTGGCAAGCTTAAACAAAAAGGCAAAGGTGTAAGTATTTTTTTTAGCTCAGTAACAGATCCTTACCAGGGTGTAGAAGCCAAACATCAGCTAACAAGGCAGTGTTTAGAAGTTTTAGCTGATTTTCAATTTGTCGGACTAGTTTCTATTTTAAGTAAATCAGATTTAGTACTGCGGGACATAGATGTTTTTAAAAAATTAAAAAATGTTGAAATTGGTTTGACTATTACATCCACAGACGATGGTATTTCACGGTACTTTGAAACTAATGCCCCTGCCGCTTCTAAACGTTTACAAGCTATTAAATCCTTGCAAGAGGCTGGCTTAAAAACCTATGTCTTTGTGGGTCCAGTTTTACCTCATTTTGTAGGAAAACCTCAGGTGTTAGAACATTTATTTAAACGTATTGCTGAAACAGGCAATCAAGATGTTTATGTTGAACAGATCAATTTAAAACCCTATATTTTAGAAAGACTTAAAAAAGAAATGAAAGATTTAGACCCCAACATTTGGCAGGAATTTTATCAAAGCCGGTCAAAAAACTATCAAAAACAACTCGACAGTTTAGTTAAAAATTTAGTTAAAAAATACGATTTACATTTGAGGCTTAATCAAACTATTACTCATTAA
- a CDS encoding glycosyltransferase family 4 protein produces the protein MKVALQISATKSDHQFRGIGFYTKYLATSLEKIADKDFELVTFSEQIPKADLYHFPAFTPFFFNFPLQLVAKSVITIHDLIPLDFPEAYPSGIKGQLRWQIQRLLLPQAKHIITDSKASKQSILKHTSINQNKISVVYLGVNPDCKIINDQKQLTKIVKKFSLPREFVLYVGDLNWNKNVIALAQSCIDLSIPLVVVGKQALAKNFDPNHVEDQVALAFQKLAGQYHNLVRCLGYVENQDLVALYNLATMLVFPSKAEGFGLPVLDAMVCGCPVLTSSVSSLPEVGGDAVYYIDPFKKESLKKGLQTLWQDKKLRSKLSKKGLVQAQKFSWEKTAQEMVSIYRQVN, from the coding sequence ATGAAAGTTGCACTGCAAATATCTGCTACCAAATCAGATCACCAATTTCGAGGGATTGGTTTTTATACAAAATATTTAGCAACGTCTTTGGAAAAGATAGCAGATAAAGATTTTGAACTAGTAACTTTTAGCGAGCAAATTCCCAAAGCTGATCTGTATCATTTTCCGGCATTTACACCTTTTTTCTTCAACTTTCCTTTACAGCTGGTTGCTAAATCAGTGATTACGATTCATGATTTGATTCCGCTAGATTTTCCGGAAGCTTATCCATCTGGAATAAAAGGCCAATTGCGGTGGCAAATACAGCGTTTATTGCTGCCACAAGCCAAACATATCATTACTGATTCAAAAGCTTCTAAACAATCTATTTTAAAACACACTTCAATTAATCAAAATAAAATTTCCGTAGTTTATTTAGGTGTAAATCCAGATTGCAAAATTATAAACGATCAAAAGCAATTGACTAAAATAGTTAAAAAATTTTCTCTACCAAGAGAATTTGTGCTTTATGTTGGAGACCTCAATTGGAATAAAAATGTAATAGCATTAGCTCAAAGCTGTATTGATTTGAGCATACCCTTGGTTGTCGTTGGTAAACAAGCGCTTGCTAAGAATTTTGATCCCAATCACGTTGAAGATCAAGTTGCTCTAGCTTTCCAAAAATTGGCTGGTCAGTATCATAACTTAGTTAGATGTTTAGGATATGTAGAAAACCAGGATTTAGTGGCTTTGTATAATTTAGCAACTATGCTGGTTTTCCCATCCAAAGCTGAAGGATTTGGCTTACCGGTTTTAGATGCCATGGTATGCGGCTGTCCAGTTTTAACCAGCTCAGTTTCAAGTTTGCCAGAAGTGGGCGGAGACGCTGTCTACTACATTGATCCATTCAAAAAAGAAAGCCTAAAGAAAGGCCTGCAAACTCTTTGGCAAGATAAAAAATTAAGAAGCAAACTGAGCAAAAAAGGTTTAGTTCAAGCCCAAAAATTTTCTTGGGAAAAAACAGCTCAAGAAATGGTTTCTATTTATCGACAAGTAAACTGA
- a CDS encoding phospholipid carrier-dependent glycosyltransferase encodes MKKQDLLLRFLPFCITGLLIVIFYSLRWVFLTPFDLSYLEDLYGHSQWMIPQSNRVMSDNELYQLAGYRYIQGADLFSINPEVPPLGKYFYGLAATYLTNPYWAAALLFLTTTIIFYVLTKEFTNSKKIQLIGVLLLLTSPLYAMQLGRTMLDLPQLFWLLLHILAILKLSKEKSSYTYIWLLVTGISLGGFAASKFPIYTPILVLADGFLLFKRKKIAYIIPLLGIALISYIATFLPYFLQNPNLINWLKNEKWTVDFYAKSQKKADVFITISTVMVGRYLNIWGSQGWQSVRNWSLVWPVTAVMVIWQGVLLVLKKIKDNETENYILIICGLLLVSFITLSFYPHYFLLFLPLGILLLLHYFEQNIKILGLLVGISLLQLIFFMRPDPNEMLYFANQDWQNGNFQDLYQHLNQDSKNKITRQEFLIKNKVIENNLHLLSKKITTAQSKVMPWQNTAYALGKNNFKSELGNLDHAYTLQVTRENNVWKILWNWDNVLPDLHDFDQVVFVPKPAKQGILYTADYIALTKPALLPYIWINPDKIQNKDLLIRQMNNLTNHFAYTELENYLFVQNQGVSKIEIGFLEKNYDETLFQELKQDPAVVIEDRLGRWYHERFFDVEKFYQSGNLEEDYKQIRGRDGGEIIIRNPNNQEKILLSKLPVDGEDAILSVRLADVP; translated from the coding sequence ATGAAAAAGCAGGATTTATTACTTAGGTTTTTACCATTTTGTATTACTGGCTTACTGATTGTAATTTTCTATAGCCTTCGATGGGTATTTTTGACTCCTTTTGACCTTAGTTATCTTGAAGATTTATATGGTCATAGCCAATGGATGATTCCTCAAAGTAATCGGGTAATGTCTGATAATGAGCTGTATCAATTGGCTGGCTATCGATATATTCAAGGTGCTGACCTTTTTTCTATCAATCCCGAAGTACCGCCATTGGGTAAATATTTTTATGGACTAGCTGCTACTTATTTGACTAATCCTTATTGGGCAGCAGCATTGTTATTTTTAACAACTACTATCATTTTTTATGTTTTAACCAAAGAATTTACAAATTCTAAAAAAATACAGCTAATTGGAGTTTTACTACTCCTGACTTCACCACTTTATGCAATGCAGTTGGGTCGTACCATGCTGGATTTACCTCAACTTTTTTGGCTGCTTTTACATATATTGGCTATTCTTAAATTAAGTAAAGAAAAATCTTCTTATACATATATTTGGTTATTAGTAACAGGAATAAGTTTGGGTGGTTTTGCTGCTAGTAAATTTCCAATTTACACCCCAATTTTGGTATTAGCTGATGGATTTTTACTTTTCAAAAGAAAGAAAATTGCTTACATAATACCTTTGTTGGGCATTGCCTTAATTTCATATATAGCCACTTTCTTACCATATTTTTTACAAAACCCCAATTTGATTAACTGGCTTAAAAATGAGAAATGGACTGTAGATTTCTATGCTAAATCTCAAAAAAAAGCTGATGTATTTATTACTATAAGTACTGTCATGGTTGGTCGATATTTAAATATTTGGGGAAGTCAAGGTTGGCAGTCGGTAAGAAATTGGTCTTTAGTTTGGCCTGTTACAGCTGTTATGGTTATTTGGCAAGGAGTTTTACTGGTTCTGAAGAAAATAAAAGACAATGAAACAGAAAACTACATTTTAATTATTTGTGGCCTACTTTTGGTATCATTTATTACCTTATCATTTTATCCCCATTACTTCTTGCTTTTTCTACCATTAGGAATTTTGCTTTTACTACATTACTTTGAGCAAAATATAAAAATTCTAGGCTTGCTTGTAGGTATTTCGCTACTACAACTGATTTTCTTTATGCGGCCAGATCCCAATGAAATGCTATATTTTGCAAATCAGGATTGGCAAAACGGTAATTTTCAAGATTTATATCAACACCTGAATCAAGATAGTAAAAATAAAATTACCAGACAGGAGTTTTTAATCAAAAATAAAGTAATAGAAAACAACCTTCATTTACTATCAAAAAAAATTACTACTGCTCAAAGCAAAGTGATGCCATGGCAAAATACGGCCTATGCTCTAGGAAAAAATAACTTTAAATCAGAATTAGGAAATTTGGATCATGCATATACACTACAAGTAACCAGGGAAAATAATGTCTGGAAAATACTATGGAATTGGGATAATGTACTCCCTGATCTTCATGATTTTGATCAAGTAGTTTTTGTGCCAAAGCCTGCTAAACAAGGGATTTTATATACAGCTGATTATATTGCTTTGACAAAACCAGCTTTATTACCATATATCTGGATTAATCCTGACAAAATTCAAAATAAAGACCTATTGATAAGGCAGATGAATAATCTGACTAATCATTTTGCATATACAGAACTTGAAAACTATCTGTTTGTGCAAAATCAGGGAGTCAGCAAAATCGAAATTGGTTTTTTGGAAAAAAATTATGATGAAACATTGTTCCAGGAATTAAAACAAGACCCAGCTGTTGTCATTGAGGACCGTTTAGGTAGATGGTATCATGAGCGTTTTTTTGATGTCGAAAAATTTTATCAATCAGGCAATTTGGAAGAGGATTATAAACAAATTAGAGGGCGAGATGGAGGTGAAATTATCATTAGAAACCCTAATAATCAAGAAAAAATATTGCTTTCAAAATTGCCTGTAGATGGTGAAGATGCGATTTTATCTGTTCGCTTAGCTGATGTACCATAG